One window from the genome of Moorena sp. SIOASIH encodes:
- a CDS encoding PfaD family polyunsaturated fatty acid/polyketide biosynthesis protein has product MPPYTLNPTPYSLLPTPYSLLPTPYTLLPTPYSLLPIKTMLENGNKPNNSSATILTENYSNYNSFHGINSSQPSYSELISFDDIGIQTKLLNLQQPCYVVTNQGRIGIANQSNGFDSYQSQLVQTLMVAPSLPPQQLGDRNFREFHGLKYAYAAGAMAGGIASEAMVIALGKAGILGSFGSAGLVPNRVEAAIKQIQEALPHGPYAFNLIHSPSEEALERGAVELYLKHGVKTVEASAFMDLTPHIVYYRAAGLSLNSVGEIEVNNKIIAKISRPEVARKFLEPAPTKLLRQLVEQGLITELQATLAEKIPMADDITVEADSGGHTDNRSLVCLLPSIIVLRDEIQQQYGYQQQVRVGAAGGIGTPESALAAFMMGAAYVVTGSVNQACVEAGTSDHTKRLLAKAGMADVTMAPCADMFEMGVKVQLLKRGTLFPMRAQKLYDLYRSYNSIEEIPVEERNKLETQVLGKSIESVWQDTVAYFTKRDPEQITRATNNPKRKMALIFRWYLGLSSRWSSAGEKGREMDYQIWCGPAMGSFNEWVKGSYLAQPEARHVVDVAHHIMTGAAYLYRLQSLKLQGLQMPGHYSYYCPMPLS; this is encoded by the coding sequence GTGCCACCCTACACCCTAAACCCTACACCCTACTCCCTACTCCCTACTCCCTACTCCCTACTCCCTACACCCTACACCCTACTCCCTACTCCCTACTCCCTACTCCCTATTAAAACCATGTTAGAAAACGGCAATAAACCAAACAATTCATCCGCTACTATATTAACTGAAAATTACAGTAACTACAATAGTTTTCATGGGATAAATTCAAGTCAGCCAAGTTATTCAGAGTTAATTTCTTTTGATGATATTGGAATTCAAACTAAGCTGCTGAATTTACAGCAACCCTGTTATGTAGTTACCAACCAAGGTCGGATTGGAATCGCTAATCAAAGCAATGGGTTTGATAGTTATCAAAGTCAGCTGGTACAAACCCTGATGGTTGCGCCATCGCTGCCACCTCAACAATTAGGCGATCGCAATTTCCGAGAGTTTCATGGGCTTAAGTATGCCTATGCTGCTGGTGCGATGGCGGGAGGTATTGCTTCGGAGGCTATGGTTATTGCTCTGGGCAAAGCTGGAATTCTCGGTAGTTTCGGCTCTGCTGGTTTAGTACCTAACCGGGTTGAAGCTGCCATTAAACAAATTCAAGAAGCCCTGCCCCACGGTCCCTACGCTTTTAATCTAATTCACAGCCCTAGTGAAGAAGCTTTAGAACGAGGAGCGGTTGAGTTGTATCTCAAACACGGTGTCAAGACCGTTGAGGCTTCTGCTTTTATGGATTTAACTCCTCATATTGTATATTATCGAGCTGCTGGATTGAGTCTCAATTCAGTGGGTGAAATTGAGGTAAATAACAAAATCATTGCTAAAATTTCTCGTCCAGAAGTAGCTAGGAAATTTTTAGAGCCAGCCCCAACTAAACTTCTGCGGCAACTGGTTGAACAAGGATTGATTACCGAGTTACAGGCTACCCTAGCTGAAAAAATCCCGATGGCGGATGACATCACGGTAGAAGCAGATTCTGGTGGCCATACCGATAATCGTTCTTTAGTCTGTCTTCTGCCTTCTATCATCGTATTGCGGGATGAAATTCAGCAGCAATACGGTTACCAGCAACAAGTGAGAGTTGGTGCTGCAGGAGGGATTGGCACACCAGAGTCAGCCTTAGCGGCTTTTATGATGGGGGCGGCTTATGTGGTGACTGGGTCAGTTAATCAAGCCTGTGTGGAAGCTGGTACCTCTGACCACACCAAACGCTTACTGGCTAAAGCTGGTATGGCTGACGTAACCATGGCTCCCTGTGCGGATATGTTTGAGATGGGGGTGAAGGTGCAACTACTCAAACGAGGTACTCTCTTCCCAATGCGAGCTCAAAAATTGTACGACCTGTACAGAAGCTATAACTCGATTGAAGAGATTCCTGTTGAGGAAAGAAATAAGTTAGAAACCCAAGTGTTGGGCAAGAGTATTGAATCGGTTTGGCAGGATACAGTAGCCTATTTCACTAAACGGGACCCTGAACAAATTACCCGAGCTACTAACAATCCTAAGCGCAAAATGGCTCTAATTTTCCGCTGGTATCTAGGCTTATCATCTCGCTGGTCTAGTGCTGGTGAAAAGGGTCGGGAAATGGATTATCAAATCTGGTGTGGTCCTGCTATGGGTTCCTTTAATGAATGGGTAAAAGGGTCTTACTTAGCTCAACCCGAAGCGCGCCATGTGGTAGATGTTGCCCACCACATTATGACTGGAGCTGCTTACTTATATCGCCTGCAAAGTTTGAAACTACAGGGATTACAAATGCCAGGGCATTATAGTTATTATTGTCCGATGCCTTTAAGCTAG